Below is a window of Clostridium sp. JN-1 DNA.
CCAAGTAAACTATCACAGATTAATACTTACCTTCACCAGTTAGAAAGAATAACCGGAAACTACTTAACAGATGATGCTTTAATGATTATAAGTACTTTCATACTTTGGTACTTAAATCGCACTAGCAGTGCAGATAAATTATTAATTAATACTCTAGAAAATGTAAGATTTGAAGATTCAGCAGGATTAAAATGGACCAAAGAATTTCTCAATAAAAATGGTATTATAAATGAAGGTGAAGCTCACTATTTACTAAAAATGATTAATTCCAGCCAGTTTTCTAAAGTAAATCAAGAAGATCTCACAATTAAGAAATTGATTCCCATTACCAGGGCAATAGTTGATAGATTCAACAAAGTAGCAGGTGTTGATATTCCACCGAAGAATTTAGAAATTTCTTTAACTACACACTTGCTTTCAACTTATCACCGCGTAAAGTACAACATTTCTTATAAGCATCCAAATTTAAAACAAATAGAAGTAGAATATCATCAGTTATTTAGCCTTACAAGATATTCTGTTTACTATTTTGAGAAATTTATCTCAATGCACTTAAGCGATGATGAAATAGCACTTATTGCCCTTTATTTTGGAAGTGAACTTAGAAAACTAGAAGAAAAAACTTTTAAAAATGAAAAACCTGATGTAATTGTAGTTTGCTCAAGTGGAATAGGTACATCTATTTTTTTAGAGCAGCAACTGCGCAGTCGTTATCCTTCAATTAAATTTTCTTCACCTATGAATGTCCTCCAGTACGAGAGTAGTTCTCTATCTGGAGTTAAATTGGTTATTAGCACAATAGATTTACACGAAAGGAAACAAATACCTGTAATTCAAGTTCCTGCAATTCCAGATATACTTGAATGGAATTACATTACTCAAGCACTTGCTAAAGTCGGTCTAAATAGTGGAAAAAGGTCTCAGATTAATACGGAAAATTTGTTGGATATCATTAGTAATTATGCCAGAATTGAAGATGTAAATGGTCTTAAAAAAGCATTGGAAAGTTATTTTAATCAAATAAAAAATGTTGAAAAAGTAACTACAGAAAATAATATCAGACTTCAGGATCTACTTTCCGAATCCCACATTATGATATATAAACAAAAATTAAATTGGGATGAGGCTGTTCAAATTACCTACGTTCCACTTATTAAAGGAAATATCGTAAAATATAGATATATTGATAAAATTATTAATTTAACTAGAATTCATGGACCATATATGGTGCTTGGAAAAGGCATTATGCTTGCACATGCAAAACCAAGCGATGGTGTTAACTCTCTTGGAATTTGTTTAGCACTGTTTAAACATGCCGTGGATATACCAACTCCAAACGATAAAAAAACAGCTAAAGTTAATCTTATTATAGGTTTAGCTCCAGTTGATTCAGTAAGTCATCTTACAGCACTGTCACAATTAATGAATAAAATTCAAGATGACAATTGGATTGCTTCTGTTTATAAATGCAATAATAAAAAACAATTAAAAGAATTAATTTTAAATGAAATTTTTGATTAAAAGTGTTGTAAAACAAGAGAACATACCTAGATTTGTGTAAATCAAATCTAGGTACGTTCTCGAACTTGACACAAACCTTAAGTACCTCTATTCTTCAATTATCATGACAAATCCAGCATTACCATCAACTCTTATTTTCTGACCTGTCTTGATTTTCTTAGTAGCTTCCGTAATTCCAACTACTGCTGGTATTCCGTATTCTCTAGCAACCACAGTACCGTGAGTGAGTAAACCTCCAACCTCCATAACAAGACCAGCTGCATTTATAAATAATGGTGTCCAGCCTGGGTCTGTAAAAGGTGCTACTAGAATTTCGCCTTTATTTATAGAAGTCTTTGAGGGGTCAGTGATTACTCTTGCGATACCTTCAATAACTCCTGAGGAAACGGGCATGCCGGGTAGTGCACCTTCAGGAAGGTTCTCTCTTTTATAGCCTGCTTTGATTTCTTCACCATCACTAGTTATGAGGCGAGGAGGGGTTAGCTTATTAAAGTGCTCATATTCCTCTTTCCTCAGTTTTACAAGTTCTACAAGGCTATAATTATTTTGTATTGCCTTATAAAGCTCCCAGAAGCCTACATAGAATATATCCTTTTCTTCTAAAAGATGGCCTTTTTCAACTAGCAGCCTTGCTTCTTCTAAGAAGGCTTTCTTATAGGTCAGAATAAGCTTCATTATTAAATATTTAGGATGTTCTCTAATTGGCATATAGTTTCTTAATACCCTTACCATACGTCTTACTACTTTGCCTTTTACTTTTCCGTGATTTTCTTCTACTTCTTTAATGAGTTCTGCTGAAGCTTTCTTTGCTCTTTCAATAGTTTCCTTATGCTCTTTTCTGTGGATGCCTTCCTCTGAGGTATTAACTATAGATATAATTGCCTTTGCTAGAGGTTCAGGATTCTCTATCCATCTATCCTTTGCCATGTCTATTTCACCAGCAGCCCTCATGTCGTATATATCAATAAAGGTATTAAACTTCTTTTTAAATTCATTATTGTCCTTTAGTTTGTTTATTCTATCAATTAAAGTGATATAATCCTCATTTGTAAATTCTCTTATTAAATCAGGTGATTTTCTAACCATATCAGCTAGGTCTCCAACAAGAAGACCCATTTCTGTGGTTATATTGCCCTCCAGGCCTTTAATTATAATATCAACATATTTGTGTTCTAAAAGCAGCTTTTCTTCCTGTGCTTCAAGAGCTTTAAAGCTTAACATTGCAGGAGCCATTATTGGAAGCAACACCCGAAAATCATCAGAAAAGTCTGCAGACTTATATATAGCTTCAAGTTTTTCTATGCCTTGCTTTGCACTATTAACAGCCTTAGCCGCTTCTTTTGTTCGCTTATCTATATAGCTTTTTACAAATTCAACAGTACCCTCAGGTTTTCTGTAGGTAATATTTTTTATAGATTTGAAAACTATAGGCTTAAAGAATTTTCTTAAGGCTTTCCCTGAGTTTTTGTTCTTTTTAATTTCTGTTTCAAAGTCAGGCCTGTTTATAAGCTCTTTTAAAGCTTGTGACATCAAGGCATCAGCATTTTTGAGAAATGAAGATATAACCTCTCTAGGTTTTTTATATTGAAGAATATCACTTAAATCAAGATATATTCTGCCTGCTGCTGACTTTATTACTCTATATTCCTCGGCACTTCTAGCTCCTTTGTCAAAAGGAAAAATCATTCTAAGCATGTCAATTCCAAGTGGTGAAATAGGGGCTGTCATAACTTGAAAATGGTTAAAGGAAACATAGACATGCAGAGCCTCATCCTTTGGCATAGGCTGCGGCATAGGAAATAATGAGGTAATAGCACGGCTTTGAACTATATACAGCTTGCCATTTTTAAGACACCACTCAATGTCCTGTGGGCAGCCGTAGTGCTTTTCTATTGCCATGCCTAATTCGGCAAGATTTTTTATCTGTGAGTCCTGAAGAACTTGGCTTGCTGCTTTCTCAGCTGTTATCTCGACTTTTTTTGTGCCACCGCCTCTAATCGGCATTATAGCAAGTTTTTTCTCAGCAATTGTTTTACTTTCTATCTCTGAACTTCTTTTATTATATTTATATATGTCAGGGGATACTAAACCGGAAACAAGAGCTTCTCCTAAACCGTAGCTTGCATCTATGGATATGAGCTTTCTGTGACCTAATATAGGGTCCGCCGTAAACATAATTCCTGATACTTGAGGCAGTACCATCTTTTGAACAACTACTGACATATGAACCTTTTCATGTTCAATTTTATTTTGAATTCTATATAATATAGCTCTATCTGTAAACAGTGATGCCCAGCAGTTTCTTACTGAGTTTAGTAGGGCTTTTTCTCCCATGATATTAAGATAGGTGTCCTGCTGACCAGCAAAAGAGGCAAAAGCTAAGTCTTCTGCTGTGGCGCTTGATCTAACTGCATAGTAGTTGTCTGCTCCTAGCTTGTTAAATGATTTTATTATTTCCTGTTCCACTTTTTCAGGTACAGCTGATTGCTGTATTTTCTCTCTTATTTGCTTCCCAATTTTATTTATGTTATCAAGACTTGCAACTTTAATTGTCTGAGCTATGAATTCTGACAGATTGTTATAGTGTATGAATTCCTTATAGCCTTCTGTTGTCACACAAAATCCAAAAGGTACAGGGAAACCTGCCAGTGTCATTTCACCTAGGTTTGCACCTTTACCTCCTACAAGAGGCAAGTCTTTTTTATCTGTCTCATCAAAGAATAAAGTATACCTTTTTTCCATAATCCTTCCACCTCCATAATATTTATAGCTTTGCACCGTTCAAAAATAGTTCGGTTAATTGATTTCTTTATCTTAAGTAAATAGCTGTTAATTTAGTCTTAATTTGTTTTATTTTTTTGGATGACATTTGGAGGACATAGATATGAAAAAGGCTCTTTGAAATATTAATCCAAAGAGCCTTTAACCATTGAAAACACTTGGTGCCGGAGGCGGGACTTGAACCCGCATGTTGTTACCAACGACGGATTTTGAATCCGTTGCGTCTGCCAATTCCACCACTTCGGCAAGGAACGAATATATAATATCACATGAATTCAACATAGTCAATGATAAATACAAAAAAAGTAGAAGATTATAGTGAAATTTTGAGAAAAAACATTTTTGCTGCCCAGCTTTTTATATAAGGTATATTCAAAACATTAGGTGTATGTTGAGCTATTAAAGGATTTCCGTAATCATCAAAAGAAGTGATGATTGCGGAATGAGCTATTATTCCTTTTGAATCTTGGTAAGATATTATATCACCAGGTTCGAGCATGCTTACAGAAGGGACTTCTTTTCCTTTGACTCCATATAAATTTTTAGCATAACTATTTTTTAGATACCAATAAAGTGAGCCGGCAACTGCCCATGAGATGGACCACTTATCGTCTGATAAATTTGGAGTGTTATTATTGGAATACCACCATGGATTTTCACCTGAAAAAATCATTGGAGCACCTCCAGCATTTAAACATTGAGAAATGAAGTTTGTACAGTCACCACCATTTTCACCATATAAGACAAAGTACTTAAAAGCAGGATTTGGTACTACGGTATAGTTTATAGCGTAGTTTACAGCCTTTTCTCTAGAATATAATAGATTTTTCATATACTTATAATTTCCTCATAAAATTAATTACAGTATTATATTATGATTAATTTTATGAGGAAGTTAACCTTTAAAGCTAACACGATATTTTTTAGTGCTTAAAATTTTAAACTTATATCGAGTGCATTTACAGAATGGGTGAGGGCTCCAAGTGATATTATATCCACGCCAGTTGCTGCAACGTTTTTTATATTTTCTTCTGTAACATTTCCTGAAGCCTCTAAAATAAATTTACCGTGAGCAAGCTTTACTGCTTCCTTCATAGTTTTAATATCCATATTATCAAGCATGATTACATCAACTTTAGTTTTCATTGCTTCTCTTAGCTGATCTAAATTTTCAACTTCAACTTCAATTTTAGTTGTAAAACCAACTTTGTCATTTATTCTTTTAACAGCTTCAGTTATAGAACCAACTGCCTGTATATGATTGTCCTTAATCATTACAAAATCGGATAAATTCAATCTGTGGTTGTAACCTCCTCCAACTTTTACAGAATACTTATCTAACATTCTAAAACCAGGAAGAGTTTTTCGAGTGTCAGCTATTTTAACATCGTAATCCTTAACTAAGTTTACAATTTTATTGGTTTTAGTTGCAATTCCAGACATCCTTTGAAGTATATTTAAGGCAACTCTTTCTGCCTTTAATATTGATTTGGATGATCCTTCTACTTCTGCAATAATGTCACCCTCTTTTACACTTAGACCATCATTTATAAGTATTTTAAAGTTAACACTCTTATCTAAGAATTCAAAAACCCTTTTTGCAACATCAATTCCAGCAATTACACCACATTCTTTTGCAACAAATTTCCCTTTTGAAATTTCATCACCAGAAAATAAGGTGTCTGTGGTTATATCACCATAATTGATATCTTCTATAAGTGCATTTTCAATTAATTTATCTACTATTAAATAATTCAATCAAGATCACCTCAAAACTAATTTTTCTTTAGAGTAGTCTTCAATGTAATTGCTTCCAAGCGAAGAGTGAGATTCTAAAACAGCATCAATAACACTTTTGGCAGCTTCATACATATTATAAACTTCTACTCCTTCTAAGTCTCTAAAATTCATATTTTCAAGTTTACATAGAACTTCATTCACAGCTTTTGATGCAAATTTAACATTATCAATTGTTCTAACTATACCAACATTGTTTTCCATAATTGTTTTTAAATCATTTTTTAACTTTGAAAAATTAAAACTTTTTTCTTCAACTTCGAAATTAATATTCTCATTAGCATGTTCATATATATCTTTAATTCTATATTTAATATCATTGGCAATTCGTTTTCCAAAGACAACAGCTTCCACTAAGGAGTTACTTGCAAGTCTATTTGCTCCATGAACTCCAGTACAAGAACATTCTCCAACAGCATATAGATTTTCCATACTTGTTCTTCCAAACAAGTCAACTTTAATTCCACCCATAAAATAATGCTGGGCTGGAGTTACAGGTATATAATCTTTGTAAATTTCTATATTGTTATTTTCACATTCTGTATAAATTTTATTAAATCTATTTTTTAAAAAATTTTTATCGTACATGGTTGCATCCAAATAAACATAATCTGAATCACTTTTTTCCATTTGATCACTAATAGCTCTAGCTACAATATCTCTAGGTGCGAGTTCCATTCTCTTATCGTACTCTTCCATAAATCTGCTGCCAGATTTATTTCTAAGTACAGCACCTTCTCCCCTTACTGCTTCAGATATGAGAAACATTTTTTCAAAGTTATGTTTTTTAGAATACAAGGCAGTAGGGTGAAACTGGATGTACTCCATATCAGCTAAATCTACATCTGCTCTTATTGCCATTGCAATTCCATCACCTGTAAGTACGTCTGCATTTGTAGTCTTTGAAAATAACTGACCTATTCCACCTGATGCAATAACGCAGCATTTTGATTTTAAATAGATAAGTTTATCGTTGTAAAATGCAGTTATTCCAGTATAAATATTTTTGCTGTCCACAATATCTAAAGCAAATATATTTGACATTATCTCTATATTTGGAGCAGCTTTAGCTTTTTTTATCAAACTTTCCATTATACCTTTTCCAGTAGAATCACCGTGTACATGCAAGATTCTAGGAATAGAATGATTTCCTTCAAATGATCTATAAAAGTTGCCATTTTCATCTTTGTCAAAATTGACTCCAAGATCTACAAGACTGTCTATAGCTTCATCGGATTCATTCACAAGTACGTTTACTGCATCAACGTCATTTACATAGCAGCCTGCATTCATAGTATCCTTTACATGCAGCTCTCTTTTATCATCATCTATGCTTGCAGCAATTCCTCCTTGAGCAAGATATGAGTCACAATCGTATATGTCTTTTTTACTTAAAACAGCTATTTTTAAACTCTTAGGAAGCATCAAAGCTGTGTAGATGCCGCCTATTCCTGCTCCAATTATAACTACGTCAAAATTTTTGGTGCCACAGGAATTATTGTAATTTACTAGATATCTTCTTTTCATTTTATACCACCAACTATCCTTAATTTATTCAATTTTAAGCATTTTTTCAAGAGAACTAAGCGCCTTTAATCTAATTTCATCAGGAACAAATATTTCATGTTCCATATTTAAAAGGGAATTATGAACTTCTTTAAGTGTAGTCATTTTCATGTTTTGACATATGAGTTTTGAACTTAATAAATAAAATTTCTTTTCAGGGTTATCATTCTCCATTTTGTGCAGTACTCCCATTTCAGTACCTATGATAAATTCACTGTTTTGAGAATTCTTTGCATAGTCAATTATCTGCGAAGTACTTCCTACAAAGTCAGCATTATCTCTTATTACTTTTGGAACTTCAGGATGTACCAGTATTTCAGCTTCAGGATGATCATTTTTTACTTTTTTAACATCTTCCATGGTTATTCTGGCATGAGTTATACAGTGACCACTTGTCCATGGTATGATTTCTTTGTCTGTAACCTTTTCAGCCGCGAAACTTGCAAGATTTTCGTCTGGCACAAATAATATCTTATTTTTATCTATACTTTCTATAACTTTAACTGCATTAGAAGAAGTACAGCATATATCACTTATAGCTTTAACTTCAGTTGAAGAGTTTATATAACATACTACAGCTGCATCAGGGTGCTTTTCCTTTTCCATCATTAGCTGTTCTTCATCTATACAATCTGCTAAAGGACATCCTGCATATTTTGAAGGCAGTAGAACCCTTTTGTTTGGGGAAAGTATCTTTGCACTTTCTGCCATAAATTTAACACCGCAAAATACAATAACTTCATTATCCATTTTTGCAGCAGCACGGCTAAGTGCAAAAGAATCACCTACGATGTCTGCTATATCTTGAACTTCTGGTAGTTGATAATTATGTGCTAATATACAAGCGTTTTTCTCTTTCTTTAACCTATTTATTTCATTTACCAAAATGTTATTATCCATAAGTACACCCCTAAAATTTATATAATTTAATGTATATACACAAGTATATACTAATTTTTGCGCCTTAACAATATTAAAATTGCATATATACAATTCGCATTATATATGCTTGTGTATGCAGATTAAGAACTTGTATTTATTATTCCAAACTTTTTAAATTTTAATTATGATTTTTAAGTTTATTATTTATGAAAAACTTTATGCTAATATTTCAAAATGTATTGTTATATATGTCTATCTTTGCTAAAATGTAAGTGGTAGGAAGATATTTTCACTGTGGGACTTAAGATATCCCAGCGGGTTAAAATAATCCTATGAAGATAACAAATTATTTTATTTTTGTAGTTAATAATTAAATGATCGGAAGGGAGAATAAAATATGATTTATTCAGCAGAAGTTGAAAGAATGTGTTGTGTAGCTAAGGGACCAAATCATGGACCAGCTCCAATTCCAGAAGAAGGAAAATGGGTACAAGCTAAAGAAATAAAAGATATTTCAGGTTTAACTCATGGTGTAGGTTGGTGTGCTCCTCAACAAGGTGCTTGCAAACTTACTTTAAATGTTAAAGATGGTGTTATACAAGAGGCTCTAATTGAAACACTAGGATGTTCAGGAATGACTCATTCAGCAGCTATGGCATCAGAAATATTACCTGGAAAGACAATTCTTGAAGCATTAAACACAGACTTAGTATGTGATGCTATAAATACAGCTATGAGAGAATTATTCTTACAAATAGTATATGGAAGAACTCAAACTGCTTTCTCAGAAGGCGGACTTCCAATAGGTGCAGGACTTGAAGACTTAGGAAAAGGACTTAGAAGCCAAATCGGTACTATGTATGGAACAAAAGCTAAGGGAACAAGATACCTTGAAATGACAGAAGGATATGTTACTAAAATTGCTTTAGACGAAAACGATGAAGTTATAGGATATAAGTTTGTAAGCCTTGGTAAAATGATGGAAATGATTAAAAAGGGTATGGATGCTAACGAAGCTGTGGAAAAAGCTTCAGGTCAATATGGTAGATTTGATGAAGCTTGCAAAGTTATAGATCCAAGACAAGAATAGTACATAAGGAGGATAAGAAAATGGCATTATTTGAAAGTTATGAAAGAAGAATAGATCAAATTATACCAGTACTTAAGAAGTATGGTATGAATTCCGTAGAAGAAGCTAAGGCTGTTTGTGATGAAAAAGGAGTAGATGCCTACAACATAGTTAAATCAACACAGCCAATATGTTTTGAAAATGCTTGCTGGGCTTACACTGTAGGTGCTGCAATAGCTATAAAAAAAGGATGTAAAAAAGCTGCTGATGCTGCTGAAGCAATTGGAGAAGGACTGCAATCATTCTGTATCCCTGGTTCAGTTGCAGATGACAGAAAAGTTGGACTTGGACACGGAAATCTTGCAGCAATGTTACTTAGGGAAGAAACTAAATGTTTTGCTTTCTTAGCAGGACATGAATCCTTTGCAGCAGCAGAAGGTGCTATAAAAATAGCAGGAGCTGCTAACAAAGTAAGAAAGACTCCACTTAAAGTTATATTAAATGGTCTTGGAAAAGATGCTGCTTACATAATTTCAAGAATAAATGGTTTTACTTATGTTCAAACAAAATTTGACTACTATACTGGAAAATTAACTATAGTTAAAGAAATAGCTTATTCAAAAGGTGACAGAGCAAAAGTTAAATGCTATGGTGCTGATGATGTTAGAGAAGGTGTTGCAATAATGCACCATGAGGGCGTTGATGTATCAATAACTGGTAACTCAACTAACCCAACAAGATTCCAGCATCCAGTTGCAGGAACATATAAAAAAGAATGTATTCAAATGGGTAAGAAATACTTCTCAGTTGCATCAGGCGGTGGTACTGGAAGAACTCTTCATCCAGACAATATGGGAGCAGGCCCAGCTTCTTATGGTATGACAGATACTATGGGAAGAATGCATTCAGATGCTCAATTTGCAGGTTCTTCATCAGTTCCAGCTCATGTTGAAATGATGGGACTTATCGGAATGGGCAACAACCCAATGGTTGGAGCTTCCGTTGCAGTAGCTGTTGCAGTTGAAGAAGCTATGAATAAATAATTTGCATTATAAACTTAATTAAAAATGAGAGGCACGTTTAATTAAACATGTCTCTTTTTTATATGCAATTATTTTGTGATATTGTGTTAAACTGGTGCTTCTGATTGAAAAATCTATGGAAATCTCTTAATATATAAAAATAGTATACAAGTTTATAATAACATGTCCAATAAAGCAAATGTAGAATTCTGGCTTACGGACAAGGCAGATCATATACAATCATATCTATTTTATAAAACTAGATATGAAAATAAAGTTATTAAATTTTTGAGTCAAAATTAGTTTATAGTAGTTGCTGCAATTGAAAAGTTATTAGTAAATTACATTAGAATGTAAAAGATGGACAATAGTTAAGCATGCCCATCTTTGTAGATATATTTGAATTACATCAGAGCTCTTTCTATATTATTTTTTATATTAAGTACAATTTCTTCAATAATATCTTTGATTTGAAGATTTCTTGTGCCTGGTATATAAATACCATGTTTTTGTAGTGGAAGTATATATTTAGTACAATCCATACTAAATATTGACGTGGAAATCATAGATGTAATTTCTCCATTTATACCACCATTACAGATTATTCCAATCGGGCCTATTATACTATCAATTTTATTTTTTTTACAAAAATCACAGATCGCTATTTCTCCACTTATGCCAACATTAGCACCTGATTTTACCATGTTTGAAGTAGCGAATGTATTTGTACCGAGTGCTATGATATAAATATCCTGGTTTATTTCTTTACGGATTTTCTTTATAATAGTTTGTCCAAGGCCTGCTCCTTGTGCGTCTACTACAGCAATTTTCATTGTAATGCCCCCAAAAGTAAAATTTATAATGAAATGTATCTATTTATATTTACAAGCATTATTATATAATAAAATAGAAGTAGATTCTATTTTTGATCTAAGCAAAGTTGAAGTTGATTCGAAAGTTAATGTTTACAAATTAGAAATTGTGTAGTACTATTAACTTGTGTGCTACGAGAGTATACATTTGTATAAAAAATTTATTAATTTTGATTAATAACCACGAAGGTTGATTACTATAAACAGTTATCAATTTTTGTGGCTTTATTTTTTGGAATTTTAAGGGGGATTAAAATGCACATTCCAGATAATTATTTAAGTCCATCAACCTGTGCTTTTATGGGTGCTGTAATGCTTCCAGTTTGGAGCATGTCTATTAAAAAAGTAAAAGAGAATATAACTAAAAAGAAAATGCCACTTCTTGGCATAGGAGGAGCATTTTCATTCTTAATTATGATGTTTAATGTACCAGTACCAGGAGGTACGACTGCTCATGCAGTAGGAGGTACTTTGGTAGCAATTTTTCTAGGCCCAGAGGCTGCGTGTATTTCAGTATCTATTGCTCTTTTGATTCAGGCTCTGTTATTTGGAGACGGAGGTATTTTAGCATATGGGGCAAATTGCTTTAATATGGCATTTATATTGCCACTTGTTGGATACTATATTTATAATTTTGCTAAATCAAGGCTAAAGTTTGCCAAAGGAGAATATTTATCTGCCTTTTTAGGTTCATATATTGGAATTAATGCAGCAGCACTTTGTGCATCTATAATGTTCGGTATTCAACCTTTATTATTTAAAGATGCAGCAGGAATGCCAATGTATTCTCCATATTCGCTTTCAGTATCAATACCTGCTATGCTAATACCACATATGACTGTGGCAGGAGTTTTAGAAGGATTAGTAACAGCCGGGGTATTTGCATATGTTAAAAAAGCATCACCAGATATGATTTATCAAGGGAATAATGGTGAATCCAAACCAATTTATGGAGTGATTATTGCAATGATAATTCTAACACCACTTGGTCTTTTAGCAAAGGCAACAGCATGGGGTGAATGGGGTGCAGATGAAATAAAGGATATTGTAGGTTTTGTGCCATCAGGAATTAAGAATGGATTTAATTTTAATGCATTTATGCAGGATTATGGAGTAAAGGGTATACCAGAAACGGCTGGTTATGTCTTATCGGCTGTGGCAGGAGTGGCTATATTGATTATTATTTTTAAATTAATTAGTAGTTTGAAGAAGAAAAATATTAACATTTAATATTAGTTAATTATTGGAGGAGTTTATATGCCAGAATGGCTTTCTAAAAAAGATAACTATATTCCTCTAAAAGATAGGGATGCTTTTATTGACAAGAGCATTTTATCTTTTTTAGAGGTCATATCGAAATTAATTTTAAAATCAGAAGGGAAAAGA
It encodes the following:
- a CDS encoding GGGtGRT protein; amino-acid sequence: MALFESYERRIDQIIPVLKKYGMNSVEEAKAVCDEKGVDAYNIVKSTQPICFENACWAYTVGAAIAIKKGCKKAADAAEAIGEGLQSFCIPGSVADDRKVGLGHGNLAAMLLREETKCFAFLAGHESFAAAEGAIKIAGAANKVRKTPLKVILNGLGKDAAYIISRINGFTYVQTKFDYYTGKLTIVKEIAYSKGDRAKVKCYGADDVREGVAIMHHEGVDVSITGNSTNPTRFQHPVAGTYKKECIQMGKKYFSVASGGGTGRTLHPDNMGAGPASYGMTDTMGRMHSDAQFAGSSSVPAHVEMMGLIGMGNNPMVGASVAVAVAVEEAMNK
- a CDS encoding DUF3842 family protein, which codes for MKIAVVDAQGAGLGQTIIKKIRKEINQDIYIIALGTNTFATSNMVKSGANVGISGEIAICDFCKKNKIDSIIGPIGIICNGGINGEITSMISTSIFSMDCTKYILPLQKHGIYIPGTRNLQIKDIIEEIVLNIKNNIERALM
- the cbiM gene encoding cobalt transporter CbiM is translated as MHIPDNYLSPSTCAFMGAVMLPVWSMSIKKVKENITKKKMPLLGIGGAFSFLIMMFNVPVPGGTTAHAVGGTLVAIFLGPEAACISVSIALLIQALLFGDGGILAYGANCFNMAFILPLVGYYIYNFAKSRLKFAKGEYLSAFLGSYIGINAAALCASIMFGIQPLLFKDAAGMPMYSPYSLSVSIPAMLIPHMTVAGVLEGLVTAGVFAYVKKASPDMIYQGNNGESKPIYGVIIAMIILTPLGLLAKATAWGEWGADEIKDIVGFVPSGIKNGFNFNAFMQDYGVKGIPETAGYVLSAVAGVAILIIIFKLISSLKKKNINI